In the Salmo trutta chromosome 33, fSalTru1.1, whole genome shotgun sequence genome, one interval contains:
- the LOC115172066 gene encoding protein tyrosine phosphatase type IVA 2-like, which yields IASPLLFTYECIKFLITHNPTNSQLVKFIEDWPFDNGSSPPEHVVDDWLNLLKCKFRDEPGCSIAVHGVAGLGRAPVLVALALIECGMEYEDAVHFIRQKRRGAFNSKQLMYFENYKPKMCLRFKDANGQNCCIQ from the exons ATCGCCAGTCCCCTGTTGTTCACCTATGAGTGTATAAAGTTTTTGATCACCCACAACCCCACCAACTCCCAGCTGGTGAAATTTATAGAG GATTGGCCCTTTGACAATGGTTCTTCACCCCCTGAACATGTCGTTGATGACTGGCTCAACCTCCTCAAGTGTAAATTCCGAGACGAACCCGGTTGTTCCATAGCAGTGCATGGTGTGGCGGGGTTGGGTCG AGCCCCAGTCCTGGTAGCGTTGGCGTTGATTGAGTGTGGGATGGAATATGAAGATGCTGTTCACTTTATAAGACA AAAGAGACGTGGGGCCTTCAACTCAAAACAACTAATGTACTTCGAAAACTACAAACCCAAGATGTGTCTCCGCTTCAAAGATGCTAATGGGCAAAATTGCTGCATTCAGTAA
- the LOC115172386 gene encoding gap junction beta-4 protein translates to MNWSALESLLSGVNKYSTVFGRVWLSMVFVFRVMVFVVAAQPVWGDESKDFVCNTRQPGCTNVCYDSIFPISHIRLWALQLIFVTCPSLMVVAHVKYREGKDSKYTAQHQGSHLYANPGKKRGGLWWTYLVSLIFKAGFDVAFLYILYYIYHGYDMPRLSKCALDPCPNTVDCYISRPMEKKIFTILMVVSSALCVFMCILEMFYLVGMRLQKVLKVWQANKRLLFAERHKVTNIALPRSSYIRVDPTIGSQQNINRQKAAEEAAATGL, encoded by the coding sequence ATGAACTGGTCAGCACTAGAGAGCCTCCTTAGCGGGGTCAACAAGTACTCCACAGTGTTCGGCCgtgtgtggctgtccatggtattTGTGTTTCGTGTCATGGTGTTCGTGGTGGCCGCCCAGCCCGTGTGGGGAGACGAGAGCAAGGACTTTGTGTGCAACACCAGGCAGCCCGGCTGCACCAACGTCTGCTACGACAGCATCTTCCCCATCTCACACATCCGCCTGTGGGCCCTACAGCTCATTTTTGTCACCTGTCCCTCTCTCATGGTGGTGGCGCACGTCAAGTACCGCGAGGGGAAGGATTCAAAGTATACTGCCCAACACCAGGGCTCTCACCTGTACGCCAACCCAGGGAAGAAACGTGGAGGCCTGTGGTGGACCTACCTGGTCAGCCTGATCTTCAAGGCCGGGTTTGATGTAGCCTTCCTCTACATTCTCTACTATATCTACCACGGGTATGACATGCCACGGCTCTCCAAGTGTGCCCTGGACCCTTGCCCCAACACAGTGGACTGCTACATCTCAAGGCCCATGGAGAAGAAGATCTTCACCATCCTCATGGTGGTCTCCTCAGCCCTCTGCGTCTTCATGTGCATACTGGAGATGTTCTATCTGGTGGGCATGCGCTTACAGAAGGTGCTCAAAGTATGGCAGGCCAACAAGAGACTGCTCTTTGCTGAGCGCCATAAGGTCACCAACATTGCTCTGCCGAGGTCATCGTACATCAGGGTAGATCCAACTATTGGGAGCCAGCAGAACATCAACAGACAGAAGGCGGCAGAGGAGGCTGCTGCCACAGGCCTGTAG